In Rhizobium lusitanum, a genomic segment contains:
- a CDS encoding amino acid ABC transporter ATP-binding protein — MSDDKMIELVGVKKSFGPVEVLKDITLSVGKGSVVALIGPSGSGKSTLLRSINLLTVPDKGYIRVGNHTMDFSRSTALPRDKELAAFRARTGMVFQSFNLFPHMSVEENVMEGPATVLGMTKAEARERAHALLEKVGLADKAKSKPEQLSGGQKQRVAIARALAMQPEVMLFDEATSALDPELVGEVLAVVRSLAAEGMTMLLVTHEMAFARDVADQVIFMRDGCVVEQGDARQMIENPSHPATRSFLSHFHTGLAGPPHPS; from the coding sequence ATGTCTGACGACAAGATGATCGAACTCGTAGGCGTCAAGAAGTCCTTCGGACCGGTGGAGGTTCTCAAGGATATTACCTTGAGTGTCGGGAAAGGCAGCGTCGTGGCGCTGATCGGCCCCAGCGGCTCGGGCAAATCCACGCTGCTGCGTAGCATCAACCTGCTGACCGTACCCGACAAAGGCTATATCCGGGTGGGAAACCACACGATGGATTTCTCACGCTCGACCGCACTTCCGCGCGACAAGGAACTCGCAGCCTTCCGCGCGAGAACTGGCATGGTCTTCCAAAGCTTCAACCTCTTTCCGCATATGAGCGTAGAGGAAAACGTGATGGAAGGGCCGGCCACGGTGCTTGGCATGACCAAGGCCGAGGCTCGCGAGCGTGCCCATGCGCTGCTGGAGAAGGTCGGGCTGGCGGACAAGGCCAAATCAAAGCCCGAGCAGCTGTCCGGCGGGCAGAAGCAACGTGTCGCCATCGCCCGCGCGCTCGCCATGCAGCCGGAAGTGATGCTGTTCGACGAGGCGACCTCGGCGCTCGATCCCGAGTTGGTTGGCGAGGTTCTCGCGGTGGTGCGCTCGCTGGCTGCCGAAGGCATGACCATGCTCTTGGTAACGCATGAAATGGCCTTCGCCCGCGATGTCGCCGACCAGGTGATCTTCATGCGGGATGGATGCGTCGTCGAACAGGGCGACGCCCGGCAGATGATTGAAAATCCGAGCCATCCGGCGACGCGCAGCTTTCTCAGCCACTTTCATACCGGGCTCGCAGGCCCGCCGCATCCAAGCTGA
- a CDS encoding amino acid ABC transporter permease: MGYQWDFGFLLQYSKLIWIGALYTCGFTVITVISGLSVGCVIALARLSNFKIISVLLTGFIEIFRCTPVLVQLVWCYYALPILSGIELTPAVAAFITLTLYGASFYSEIIRGGIVSVDAGQWDAGRAIGMRRHQLMRRVIMPQALRRMLPPLVNQSVLQLKNTSLLSVLAVPDLLYQGQLITSASYRPLETYTMIAVIYFIILFPLTRLAHGLEARMAK; this comes from the coding sequence ATGGGTTATCAATGGGATTTCGGCTTTCTGCTGCAATATAGCAAGCTGATCTGGATCGGCGCGCTCTACACCTGCGGCTTCACCGTCATAACGGTGATCTCGGGCCTTAGCGTCGGCTGCGTGATTGCGCTGGCGCGGCTTTCCAATTTCAAGATTATCAGCGTGCTCTTGACCGGATTCATCGAGATCTTCCGCTGTACGCCGGTGCTGGTCCAGCTTGTCTGGTGTTATTACGCGCTGCCGATCCTGTCGGGCATCGAACTGACGCCGGCGGTGGCGGCGTTCATCACGCTGACGCTCTACGGCGCTTCGTTTTATAGCGAGATCATTCGCGGGGGTATCGTCTCCGTCGATGCCGGACAATGGGACGCCGGTCGAGCCATCGGCATGCGCCGCCATCAGCTCATGCGCCGCGTGATCATGCCGCAGGCACTGAGACGCATGTTGCCGCCGCTGGTCAATCAGAGCGTCCTGCAGTTGAAGAATACGTCGCTGCTGTCGGTGCTCGCCGTGCCGGATCTTCTTTATCAGGGCCAGCTGATCACCTCGGCGAGTTATCGCCCGCTGGAAACCTATACGATGATTGCGGTGATCTATTTCATCATCCTGTTTCCGCTCACACGCCTCGCGCATGGGCTGGAAGCGCGGATGGCAAAATGA
- a CDS encoding aspartate/glutamate racemase family protein, translated as MSDPANALGIIMLDTTFERPVGDVGNAESWPFPVLYRIVPGATARTVVAGRDESLLDAFVAAGEELQRQGARALTTSCGFLVLRQSLLASRLSLPVATSSLMQIPLVMRCLPAGKRVGVVTYERNSLTPAHFAQAGADPDTPTMGLPKEGYFHGLIERGEAYDRDNLERELTEAVQDLLAREADIGAIVFECTNLPPFSGAIARRFGLPVFDILTMGRWLFAGTQAG; from the coding sequence ATGTCTGATCCTGCCAATGCGCTCGGTATCATCATGCTGGACACGACATTCGAACGTCCGGTCGGTGATGTCGGCAACGCTGAGAGCTGGCCCTTCCCCGTTCTCTATCGGATAGTGCCCGGGGCAACCGCGAGAACCGTGGTTGCGGGGCGGGACGAGAGCCTTCTCGATGCGTTTGTCGCCGCCGGCGAAGAGTTGCAGCGGCAGGGTGCGCGCGCACTCACCACCTCCTGTGGCTTTCTCGTGCTCAGACAGTCGCTGTTGGCAAGCCGGCTGTCGCTGCCGGTGGCGACATCGAGCCTGATGCAGATCCCGCTCGTCATGCGGTGCCTGCCGGCGGGCAAGCGCGTCGGGGTGGTGACCTACGAGCGCAATTCGCTGACCCCAGCGCATTTTGCACAGGCCGGCGCTGATCCCGACACACCGACCATGGGGTTGCCGAAAGAAGGGTATTTTCACGGACTGATCGAGCGTGGAGAGGCTTATGATCGGGACAATCTCGAACGGGAGCTGACCGAGGCCGTGCAGGACCTGCTTGCGCGCGAGGCCGACATCGGCGCGATCGTTTTCGAGTGCACCAACCTGCCGCCGTTTTCCGGGGCAATTGCCCGACGTTTCGGCCTTCCGGTCTTCGACATTCTGACGATGGGCCGTTGGTTGTTTGCGGGAACCCAGGCGGGATAG
- a CDS encoding LysR substrate-binding domain-containing protein: MRRFLPSLPALQAFEAAARHMSFTKAGEELAMTQSGISRHIQNLERYLGVRLFERSGSRLVLTDPGAKYFQEIEQTLNKLEEVSIDVVRGRKADASLMIGAYPTLAARWLAPRLEGFVQGNPDMPIEIMLVDPKLDFDHSRIDIAILRGVGSWRNARASLLFPEELAVVASPKLIPATTKLDWLDFAQFPTLQNASRPSLWLNWLRAANLSYSGAIQGVRFAHSEMLINAAVSGLGLAVVPVQYVERELESGELHLPLGKPVRSSESYWAVYSERKSQKHSVIAFRDWLLHESRKSRQVTGGTAA; this comes from the coding sequence ATGCGTCGCTTCCTTCCTTCATTACCGGCCCTGCAAGCATTCGAAGCTGCTGCTCGCCACATGAGCTTTACGAAGGCGGGGGAGGAGCTTGCGATGACGCAAAGCGGCATCAGCCGCCATATCCAGAATCTCGAACGCTATCTCGGCGTCCGGCTCTTCGAGCGCTCCGGATCGAGGCTCGTGCTGACCGATCCGGGGGCCAAGTATTTTCAGGAGATCGAACAGACGCTCAACAAGCTTGAGGAGGTCTCCATCGATGTCGTGCGCGGGCGCAAGGCCGATGCGTCGCTGATGATCGGCGCCTATCCCACGCTTGCCGCGCGATGGCTCGCACCCCGGCTCGAAGGCTTTGTGCAGGGAAATCCCGATATGCCGATCGAGATCATGCTGGTCGATCCCAAGCTCGATTTCGACCACAGCCGGATCGATATCGCCATCCTGCGCGGCGTCGGCTCCTGGAGGAATGCACGCGCCTCATTGCTTTTCCCGGAGGAGCTTGCTGTCGTTGCCTCGCCAAAGCTGATCCCGGCGACGACGAAGCTCGACTGGCTCGATTTCGCCCAGTTTCCCACGCTTCAGAATGCCAGCAGACCGAGCCTCTGGCTCAACTGGCTGCGGGCTGCCAATCTGAGCTACAGCGGCGCGATCCAGGGGGTCCGCTTTGCCCATAGCGAGATGCTCATCAATGCAGCCGTCAGCGGTCTCGGCCTTGCGGTTGTGCCGGTGCAATATGTCGAACGCGAATTGGAGAGCGGCGAGCTGCATCTGCCGCTAGGAAAGCCGGTTCGCTCCAGCGAATCCTATTGGGCCGTCTATTCCGAGCGCAAGTCGCAAAAACACAGCGTCATCGCATTCCGGGACTGGCTGCTGCATGAGAGCCGGAAAAGCCGCCAGGTGACGGGCGGGACTGCGGCGTAA